TCCTTCCCATGCGATCCAACGTGACGCCGAGGTTCGTCAGGGCCAGGTGGTCGCCGGGGCGCTGTTTCAGAACCTCGCGGAATTGCGCCACGGCTTCCGCGTAGCGTCCTTTCTCACCGAGCGTTCTCCCAAGACCGGTACGTATTTCCGTCTCCTCCGGCCGGTAACGGAAACCGTCCTCGAAAGCGCGGATGGCCTCATCGACCCTCCCCCCGGCCAGCAATGTGTCTCCGAGGTTGAAAAACGCCGTCGGGTTCTCCGGTTCGACGCGCAAGGTGTGCCGAAAGAGCGACTCGCTGTCCTTCCAATGGGAAA
The Deltaproteobacteria bacterium DNA segment above includes these coding regions:
- a CDS encoding tetratricopeptide repeat protein, which codes for SHWKDSESLFRHTLRVEPENPTAFFNLGDTLLAGGRVDEAIRAFEDGFRYRPEETEIRTGLGRTLGEKGRYAEAVAQFREVLKQRPGDHLALTNLGVTLDRMGRSEEALEYLRAAVERKPDFVDAYTNLGGVLLRMGRREEAASHLRIALRLRPDDPAANRLMRVAMGGTGR